The Melospiza georgiana isolate bMelGeo1 chromosome 9, bMelGeo1.pri, whole genome shotgun sequence genome has a segment encoding these proteins:
- the SUCO gene encoding SUN domain-containing ossification factor, with protein sequence MREPPRRPLALGSCLLLCALLWLPVWNVFCKDTLSSAVQYASGDACALASEDETVQEKGEEAAPSLEPEDSSTHSYSMEELLNDLTKSDQATEISETSQPEVVSPPSVDVHEASSSIVPSTENTSSSPTSEIPPVSQPDAIENPRADTPVVSSSEAEQSEPDCDIGGTLEADPQSEPSSFVSPPESLAGQHIENISSSHGKGKKTKSEFESKVSAAEKGADEQKSALNASENLKREKDFKKTGEIDPTSVITPKDPGDIPTFDEWKKKVMEVEKEKSQSMHPSAVGGQHSTKKVQKNRNNYASVECGAKILAANPEAKSTSAILMENMDLYMLNPCSTKIWFVVELCEPVQVKQFDIANHELFSSTPKDFLVSISDRYPTNKWIKLGTFHARDERNVQSFPLDEQMYAKYVKMFIKYIKVELISHFGSEHFCPLSLIRVFGTSMVEEYEEIADSQYQSERQELFDEDYDYLLDYNTGEEKSSKNLLGSATNAILSMVNIAANMLGAKTEESSETEAGNKSVSENVTATPATSTAAPRLPEPTPVPSPELVTTDIPQLEKEQIIVDLTKESPIVQLVQEYEEDTSQSTVTLLSSDEQEEEAAAWFELETERYCSDMAAVCCISTLSEYLLRCCSVAAAMQRQHSEPGGEDRPPDPVGVQQPQPALPESAHTAAQQPLPEQVDSKAEKPPGSAVGVDFSAVHEEISNETTETIELEPSHPQTVSQSLLLEVTSEVKPSPTTDTVLEPPKEDSGQVAPRVTPQVDVPELSTEMEKAESSAVEESPEPTVAIEVKEMSTREPVATPVIPKPTETLVQPESTVDVVASDAVEGKESTPEVQKPAVPPAEPPVPAETKEDEQAAEEALLALPVSGGPQRTATDFYAELQNSTELGYTNGNLVHGSNQKESVFMRLNNRIKALEVNMSLSSRYLEELSQRYRKQMEEMQKAFNKTIIKLQNTSRIAEEQDQRQTEAIQLLQAQLTNMTQLASNLSAAVAELKREVSDRQTYLVISLVLCLILGLVLFVQRCRSPSQFCEDYLSKIPKSNHYPSPKRCFSSYDDMNLKRRTSLPLVRSQSFQLAGKEVDPEDLYIVEPLKFSPEKKKKRCKYKSEKPETIKPTTEPLQPIANGEIKGRKPFTNQRDFSNIGEVYHSSYKGPPSEGSSETSSQSDESYFCGISACTSLCNGQTQKTKTEKRAVKRRRSKVSDQGKLIKTLIQTKSGSMPSLHDIIKGNKDITVGTLGVTTVSGHI encoded by the exons GCAACAGAAATAAGTGAAACAAGCCAGCCTGAAGTTGTGAGTCCACCTTCAGTAGATGTACATGAAGCTTCCTCCAGCATAGTCCCAAGCACTGAAAACACTTCCAGTTCACCTACCTCAGAGATACCTCCAGTCTCACAGCCTGA TGCAATAGAGAATCCCCGTGCTGATACCCCTGTAGTCAGCTCTAGTGAAGCTGAGCAGTCAGAACCTGACTGTGATATTGGTGGGACACTTGAGGCTGACCCTCAGAGTGAGCCTTCCTCTTTTGTCAGTCCACCAGAGAG CCTTGCAGGCCAGCACATAGAGAACATATCATCTTCACATGGCAAGGGAAAGAAGACAAAATCTGAGTTTGAGTCCAAAGTTTCAGCAGCTGAAAAGGGGGCAGATGAGCAAAAATCTGCTCTTAATGCTTCAGAGAACCTAAAAAGGGAG aaagacTTTAAGAAGACAGGAGAAATTGACCCTACATCAGTAATAACTCCAAAGGACCCTGGAGACATTCCAACATTTGATGAATGGAAGAAGAAAGTCATGGAggtggagaaagaaaaga GTCAGTCAATGCACCCTTCTGCTGTTGGTGGGCAGCATTCCACTAAAAAGGTCCAGAAAAACAGGAATAACTATGCCTCTGTAGAGTGTGGTGCCAAAATTCTGGCAGCAAATCCAGAGGCAAAG AGCACTTCAGCTATTTTGATGGAAAACATGGACCTTTATATGCTCAATCCTTGCAGTACTAAAATCTG GTTTGTTGTTGAGCTCTGTGAACCAGTGCAAGTAAAGCAGTTTGACATTGCAAATCATGAATTATTCTCTTCCACTCCTAAAGACTTTCTGGTGTCAATTAGTGACAG GTATCCAACAAACAAATGGATTAAATTAGGTACTTTCCATGCCAGAGATGAGAGGAATGTCCAGAGCTTTCCTCTGGATGAACAGATGTATGCAAAATATGTGAAG ATGTTCATCAAGTACATAAAG GTGGAGTTGATATCACACTTTGGATCAGAACATTTTTGTCCTTTAAGTCTTATAAG AGTATTTGGTACTAGCATGGTTGAAGAGTATGAAGAAATAGCTGATTCTCAGTATCAGTCTGAAAGACAAGAACTGTTTGATGAAGATTATG ATTATCTGTTGGATTATAACacaggggaagaaaaatcttcaaaaaaTCTTCTGGGTTCTGCTACAA ATGCTATCCTGAGTATGGTGAACATTGCTGCCAATATGCTTGGAGCCAAAACTGAGGAGTCATCTGAAACTGAAG CTGGGAACAAAAGTGTGTCTGAAAATGTCACTGCCACCCCTGCAACTTCAACAGCTGCACCAAGACTGCCTGAGCCAACACCTGTTCCCTCACCAGA ACTTGTTACTACAGATATTCCACAGCTAGAGAAAGAGCAAATAATAGTGGATTTGACTAAAGAAAGCCCAATTGTTCAGCTAGTGCAGGAGTATGAGGAAGATACAAGCCAGTCCACAGTAACTTTGCTGTCCAGTgatgagcaggaggaggaggcagcagcgtGGTTTGAGCTGGAGACAGAGAGGTACTGCAGTGACATGGCAGCAGTGTGCTGCATCTCCACCCTCTCCGAGTACCTGCTGAGGTGCTGCTCGGTGGCAGCAGCCATGCAGCGGCAGCACAGCGAGCCTGGAGGGGAGGACAGGCCTCCTGACCCTGTGGgtgtgcagcagccacagccagctctgcctgagtctgcccacacagcagcacagcagcctctgcctgaGCAGGTGGACAGCAAAGCTGAGAAACCTCCTGGGTCTGCTGTTGGAGTTGACTTCAGTGCAGTCCATGAGGAGATCAGCAATGAGACCACAGAGACCATTGAGCTGGAGCCAAGCCATCCTCAAACTGTCTCCCAGTCCCTCCTGCTGGAAGTTACTTCTGAAGTGAAGCCATCCCCCACAACAGACACGGTGCTGGAGCCTCCTAAAGAAGACTCAGGCCAGGTGGCACCAAGGGTGACTCCCCAGGTGGATgtcccagagctcagcactgaaatggaaaaggcTGAGAGCTCAGCTGTGGAAGAAAGCCCCGAGCCCACTGTGGCCATTGAGGTAAAGGAGATGAGCACAAGAGAGCCTGTTGCTACCCCTGTGATTCCAAAGCCTACAGAGACTCTTGTGCAGCCTGAAAGCACAGTGGATGTGGTAGCCAGTGATGCTGtggaagggaaggagagcaCCCCAGAAGTGCAGAAAcctgctgtgcctcctgctGAGCCTCCCGTGCCTGCTGAGACAAAGGAGGACGAGCAGGCGGCCGaggaggctctgctggcactCCCGGTCTCAGGGGGGCCCCAGAGAACAGCCACAGATTTCTATGCTGAGCTGCAGAACTCCACAGAGCTGGGCTACACCAACGGCAACCTGGTTCATGGATCCAACCAGAAAGAATCCGTCTTCATGCGCCTCAACAACCGCATCAAGGCCCTGGAGGTCAACATGTCCCTCAGCAGCCGCTACCTGGAGGAGCTCAGTCAGAG GTACCGAAAACAAATGGAAGAAATGCAGAAGGCTTTcaataaaacaataataaaactTCAGAACACCTCAAGAATAGCAGAAGAGCAG GACCAGCGTCAGACAGAGGCAATCCAGCTGCTGCAAGCACAGCTCACCAACATGACCCAGCTGGCCTCCAATCTGTCAGCCGCCGTGGCAGAGCTGAAACGTGAG GTTTCTGACCGCCAGACTTACCTGGTGATTTCTCTGGTTCTCTGCCTCATCCTGGGCTTGGTGCTTTTTGTGCAGCGCTGCAGGAGCCCTTCTCAGTTCTGTGAAGATTACCTCTCAAAAATTCCCAAAAGCAATCACTACCCTAGCCCCAAAAG GTGTTTCTCCTCCTATGATGATATGAATTTGAAAAGAAGAACTTCCCTTCCACTGGTCAGATCCCAGTCTTTTCAGCTAGCTGGTAAAGAAG TGGATCCAGAGGATCTGTACATTGTGGAGCCCCTGAAGTTTTCCCCAGAGAAGAAG AAAAAGCGTTGCAAGTACAAAAGCGAAAAACCAGAGACTATTAAGCCAACAacagagcccctgcagcccatagCCAACGGGGAGATCAAAGGAAGGAAGCCCTTCACGAACCAGAGGGACTTCTCTAACATTGGGGAGGTTTATCACTCTTCCTACAAGGGCCCTCCCTCGGAAGGGAGCTCCGAGACGTCGTCGCAGTCGGACGAGTCCTATTTCTGTGGCATCTCAGCCTGCACCAGCCTGTGCAATGGGCAGACCCAAAAGACAAAGACTGAGAAGAGAGCTGTCAAGAGGAGGCGGTCGAAAGTTTCAGACCAAGGGAAGCTCATAAAAACTCTGATACAGACTAAGTCGGGGTCGATGCCAAGCCTGCATGACATAATCAAAGGAAACAAAGATATAACAGTGGGAACACTCGGTGTCACGACAGTCTCTGGACACATCTAG